TCGATGGCGGCGCGGAGAAGGGTGTTCAGGCGCTCCACCACCGGGGCGGGCGTGCCTGTGGCGACGGCGATGCCCTGCCAGCCATAGGCGACGGCCCTGGGGTAGCCCAGCTCCACCGCCATGGGCACGGAAGGTGCGGCGGCAGCGCGGCTGTCGCCCATCATCACCAGCCCGCGGGCGCGGCCGGTAGAGAGGTAGGGCAGGCCGTTGGTGATGTCGGCGACGACGCAGTCCACCTGGCCGGCGACGAGGTCGTTCAGCACGGCCGGCATGCCGCGATAGGGCACGTGCGTCGCGTCCAGCCCGGAGTGACGCTTCAGCACCTCCATGGCGAGCTGGTGCGGGGAGGCGACGGCGGGGGTGCCGTAGGTGACCGTGCGGCGCTTCGATTCGGCGAGCAGGCCGGCGAAGTCCTGGAAGGGGCTTTCCGGCCGCACCAGCACCAGCATGGGAAAGCGGCCGATAAAGCCGACATTCACCAGGTCCCGGTCGGGGTCGAAGGGCAGCCGGGCGTAGAGGGCGGGGTTGTAGACGAGGATGCCGTTATCCGTGTGCAGCAGCGTGTGGCCGTCGGCGGGGGAACGGATGACGTTCTCCGTGGCGACGATGGCGCCGCCGCCGGGACGGTTCTCCACCACGATGGACTGGCCGAGGGCCGGGCCCATCTGTCGGGCGATCAGGCGCGCGAAGATGTCGCTGGCACCGCCCGCGCCGTAGCCGACCACCCAGCGGAGGGAGCGGTCGGGCCAGGGCCCCTGTGCGCGCGCCGCGCCCGACAGCGCCATGCCCGCCCCGGCGCCGAGCGCCAAGCGGGTGAGATCCCTTCGTCCGAACATGCAGCAGCCTCCTGATGGTTATGCCGCCGCGCGCTGCGCTTCCCTCTTCCCCGTCCGGTTCAGTCCGGCAGCACGGGCGGTTTGGCGAGCCCTTCGGCCCGCAGTCTCTCCACCAGCGCGCCGAGGCGTTGGCGGCGATAGGATTCGAGATCCAGGCCGGAATAATCCATGAAACCCTGGCCGGTGTGAAGGCCGATCCGGCCCCTCTCCATGTTGCGCTCGATCACCTCCGGGGCGCGGTAGCGCTCATGGCCGAGGGCGCCGGTGAGATAGCGGCTGGCGTGGTAGAGGATGTCGCCACCGCCCCAGTCGATGAACTCCAGCACGCCGAGGACGCCGAAGCGGAAGCCGAAGCCGTACTTGACGGCCTTGTCGATCTCCTCGGCGCTGGCGACGCCTTCCTCCACCATGCGCGCGGCCTCGTTCATCGCGAGCGTTTGCAGGCGCGGGACGATGAAGCCGGGGGTGGCGGCGCAGGTGACTGGGACTTTGCCAACGGATTCGAGAATGGCGTGCAGGCGCGCGACCGTCTCCGGCGCGGTGTGGCGGCCGGGTGAGACCTCGACGAGGGGAATGATGTAGGCGGGGTTGAGCCAGTGCGCGTTCAGGAAGCGCGCGGGGTCCGCGACGGCGGGGGAGAGGTCGTCCACCAGGATCGTGGAGGTGGTGGAGGCCAGGATGGCGTCGGGTGCCATCAGGGCGGAGGCGCGGGCGAGGATGTCGCGCTTTAGGTCGAGGATTTCCGGCACGCCCTCGAAGACGAGGCCGGCGCGGGCGAGGATTTCCGGCGCCTGCTCGTCCGGTGCGACGCGCACGCGGGTGAGGATGGCGTCGGCCTGCGCGGGATCGAAGAGGCCGAGTTCGGCCAGGGTGCGGAGGGCTGCGCCGATCTCGGCCAGCGCTTCCGTCTCCAGCTTCGCGAAGGCGGTGGGATCGCGCGGCTTGGCGTCCAGCAGCACCACGTTGTGGCCTGCATAGGCGAATTGCACGGCGATGCCCCGGCCCATGCGGCCGGCGCCGAGGCAGGCGACGGGGATGCGGTCAGAAGCCATGCTTCAGCACCCGGTCGATCCCGGCGCGATCCAGCCCGCCCAACCCGGCATCGGCCAGGGTGCGGCCGGAATGGTCCGGCATGTCGCCCCGGATGGCGGCACCGATGGAGGAGAAAGCGCGGGCCAGCGGGGTGGGCACGCCGGCCAGCTCGGCGGCGGAGATGATGAGGGAGAGGCCGAGGCGCAGGTCCTCCATCATGTAGCGGTGCTGCGTGAGGATGATCTTCTCGCGCCAGTCGCCGGATTCCGTCAGTCGGTCATGGCTGGCGCGGCCGTACATCCACTCCTCACCCTCCTTCGCGTAGTGGTGGGCGAGGGGAAAGTGCGGGGCGCCGTAGCCCAGGGCCTCGCGAACCGCGATGCGCTCGGCGTCCAGCGCGTCCGTGGTGCGGCGGATGGCGGGGACGGTGCCCTCGTTGTGGATGTCCCACTTCTCGAAGTGCTCGAGCGGGCCGGCGTTCATGATGATGAGGGGCGGGTGGATGATGGCGCCCGCGTTCATCAGCGCGCCGGACAGGGCGTCGCCGCAGGGCTCGATGGCACCGGGGAAGGCCTGGCCAATCACGGCCAGGGCGTGGCCCGCGGCGTCCAGCGGGAAGACGCCCGTGGGCAGGCGCGTGGCGCGGGTGGTGATGGCGACCTGATGCGGGCCGTGCTTGCGGGCCAGCCAGGGCAGGGTGCCGGTTTCGGCGAAGGCACCGCGGGGCTTGCGGCCGATTTCGTGGAGGGCGCGGGCCATCAGCACGGTGCCGAGGGTTCCCGGCGGCAGAAAGACGACCTGGCCATCCTCCAGCACCGGGGCCAGCAGGCGGGCTATGTCGGCCTGCGCGGTGGCGGGGGCGGGGCAGAGGATCAGGGCTGCGCCGCGCACCGCTTCCGCAATGTCGGTGGTGACGAGGGCGAGGCGGGCCTCGTGGGTTCCCTTGGCGTCCTTCACGGAGATCGTGCCGCCCTGCGCCTTGTGCGCGGCCACCGCCTCCGCGTCGCGCCGCCACAGGCGGACCTCGTGGCCGTTCAGGGCCATGTCGCCGGCGGCGGCGAAGGAGCCGTTGCCGCCCCCGAGGACGGCGATGCGAAGCGTCATGCGGGGGTTCCGACCAGGGGGCGCAGCTCGAAGTGCCGGACCTTGCCGAGGGCGGTCCGGGGCAGGGCATCGGTGAAGATCACGTCCCGCGGCACCTTGAAGCGGGCGAGGCGGGCGGCGACGTGGGCGCGGACACCATCTGCATCTACCGTGCAGCCAGCGCGGAGGACGAGGAAGGCCACCGGCACCTCCTGCCACTTCGGGTCGGGGGCGCCGAGGACGGCAGCCTCCGCCACGTCCGGGTGCTCCAGCAGCACGCGCTCCAGCTCGGCGGGGTAGATGTTCTCGCCGCCGGAGATGATCATATTCTTCTTGCGGTCGTGCACGGTGAAGTAGCCGTCCGCGTCGCGCGTGGCGATGTCGCCGGTGCGGTACCAGCCGTCGATGGTGCAGGCCGCCGTCGCTGCCTCGTCACGCCAGTAGCCGGTGAAAAGGTTGCGGCCGCGCAGAAGGACTTCGCCGGGGGTGCCGTGGGGGAGCTCGCGGCCGCTGTCGTCGGCCACCTTGGCCTCGCAGAGCAGGCCGGGGAGGCCGGTGGAGGTGCCGCGGGAGAGATCGCCGCCGAGGCGCGTGTAGACGGCGATGGGGCAGCTTTCCGTCGCGCCGTACACTTGCAGCAACGGCACGCCGCGGACGGTGACGGCATCGATCAGCGCCTGGTGGACGGGTTCGGAGCCGGTGGAGATGGCGCGGAGGGAGGAGAGGTCGGCATCCGCCCAGCCTGGTGCGGCCAGCAGGGCGCGGATCACGGCGGGAACGGTGAGGAGGAGGGTGGGGCGGTCCCTCGCGATGCTCTCCAGCGCCGTGTCGGGCGCGAAGCGGGCGTGGATCGTGACGGTGGCGCCGGCCTGCAGGGCGGGCGTGGTCTGGATGTTCAGGCCGCCGACATGGAAGAAGGGCAGGGCGGAGAGGATGTGGTCCTCCGCCGTCATGCCGTGCAGGTGGTGGCTCATCACCGCGTTGTGGAACAGGGCTTCTTGCCGCAGCAGCGCGCCCTTCGGGCGGCCGGTGGTGCCGGAGGTGTAGACGAGCAGCAGAGGGTCTTCGAGCGTGCCGGGGCATTCCGCGTCCGCGTCGCCTGCGGGGATGTGCAGCGGGATGGCCGGAAGGTCCGGCGCGGCCTCGGCGAGCGTCGCCGCGAAGGCGGGCTCCACGAAGCAGAGGCGGGCTTCGGCATGATCGAGGATGTAGCGCAGTTCCGGCACGGCGAGGCGCCAGTTCAGCGGCAGCAGGATCGCGCCGAGCCGGGCGCAGGCGTAGAGCAGGGCGAGATAGACGGGATGGTTGGTGGCCAGCACCGCCACGCGGTCGCCGGGCCGCACGCCGTGGTCCACGCGCAGCGCGTGGGCGGCACGCGCGATCATGGCGGAGAACTCGGCGTAGGAGATCGCCGCCCCTTCGAAGCGCAGGGCGGTCTTGGCGGGGGCGAAGGCGGCGTTGCGGTCGATGAGGGTGGCGAGGTTCGTCACGCCCCTAATCGTCCTTCTCGCCCGGCTTATAGAGGGTTTCGCGGCCCAGGCGGTCGATGCAGATCTCGGCGGTCCAGGGCAGCATGAGGGAGCCGCAGCGGCTGTCGCGGTAGATGCGCTCCAGCGGCAGGGACTTCAGCATGGACTGCCCGCCGCAGGTGCGGATGGCCTTGGTGGCCAGGGCATTGGCGTTCTCCATCACCGTGTGTTGGGCGGCGTAGGCGCGCATCACCTGCTCCCGCGTGGGATCGGGGCGGGCTTCCCGCACGGCCTGGAACCACAAGGCCTTGGTCTGCTCCAGCATCACGCGCATCTCTGCCACCGCGATCTGCTTCGTGGGGAACATGCGGCGCTTCACGGGCGGGGTGCCGGGAACCTCGCCGCGCAGGTAGGCGACGGTGAAATCGTAGGCGGCCTGGGCGAGGCCCATGTAGGTGGGCGTCAACGTCATGAACATGTGCGGCCAGCGGCCGGCGGCCTGGAAGTAGACGCCGCGCGGCATCAGCATGGATTCCTCGGGGACGAAGACATCCTTCAGCAGCAGCGTGCGGGAGACGGTGCCGCGCATGCCCAGCGGGTCCCAGTCCCCCACCACGGAGACGCCGGGCGCGCTCGCGGGCACGGCGAGGTAGAGGGTGTCGCGGCGACTGCCCCGCTCCTCGCCGGTCTTCTCCGTGCAGAGGATGCCGTAGTAGTCGGCGGCGCCGGAGAGGCTGGCGAAGATCTTCTTGCCGTTGACGATGTAGCCGCCCTCGACCGGCCGCGCTTCCGTGCCGAAGGCGACAGCGCCGGCGGCTGCCGCGCCGCCCTCGGAGAAGGGCTGAGAATAGACGGCACCTGTCTCGATGATGCGGCGGTAGTGGGCGGAGCGGCGCGCGCGGTGGGCGGCGCGGTCCGCCTCGCTCATCTCCAGATCCTCGCTCAGCAGGCCGGACCAGAGGGTGGAGCAGACGTGCATGTTCCAGGACAGCGCCGTGGCGCCGCAATAGCGGCCGAGCTCCGCGGCGGTGAGGCAGTAGGTGGTGAAGTCCGCGCCTTCCCCGCCATCCTCGCGCGGGACGCAGATGCCGAGCAGGCCTTCCCCGTGCATGTCGCGGAAGTTGTCGAGCGGGAAACGCGCCTCGCGATCCCAGATCGGGGCGCGGGGCGCCAGCACGGCCTTGCCGAAGCGGCGGGCGCGTGCGGTCAACTCGGCCTGCTGCGGCGTGAGGTTGAAGGCCTCCGGCGCGAAGATCGGTTCGTCCTGCGCGGTGTCGGCGGTCAGGGTGTCCATCACGCGCTCCCCTTCAGGTTGCGGTCGAGGAAATCGAGGATGATGGCGTCGAACTCCTCCGGCGCCTCGATGTTCGGCAGGTGGCCGATGCCGGCCATGCAGCGGTACTCGGCGCCCGGGATCTTCCCGGCCATGCGCTCCATGACGGGGGCGGGGGCGTTGGTGTCCGCTTCCCCGGCCAGGAGGAGGGTTGGGATGCGGATGGCGCCGAGCGAGGCGCGCTCGTCGAAGGTGACGAGGCAGCGCACGGCGGCGCGGAAGGTCGGGGCGGGTGTCTCGCCGAGGACGGCGATGGCGTGGTCGCGCCAGGGCGTGCTGGCGCCGCGCGGGCCGACCAGGGCGGCGAAGGTCTCGGGCGCCATGTCGGCCATGGTCCGGCCCTCATCCAGCGGCTTCATGCGGGCGGCGACGAACTTCTGCTGGAACTCGCCGGACGGGTTCCCAAAGGCCGGGCTGGTGGCGCAGAGGATCGCGGCGGCATAGGCATCCGGGCGGCAGCGCAGCAGGGTCTGCACGACCATGCCGCCCATGGAGTGGCCGAGGAGGACGGGGCGGTCCAGGCCGCGCTCCGCGATCGCGGCTTCCACGTCCGCCGCCAGCCCCTCGAAATCCATGGCGTCCACGGGCGGGCGGGTGCCGTAGCCCGGGAAGTCCAGCGGAACCGGGTCCAGGCCGCGGGCGGCGAGGACGGCGCGCTGCGGCTCGAAAAGCCGCGCGCCGGCGCCGATCCCGTGAAGCATCACGACTGCTGTCATGAGGGGATCATATGAAATGGAATATTTCTGTCCAGCGTCGATTTCCTAGCCGAACAATTCCTGCACCACGCCCTTCACCACCACGGGGGTGCCGTCCAGCAGGATGTCCGTGCCCATCACCGGGATGTCGAAGTGGCCGGGGGTGTAGCGGCCCGCGAACTCGTTGGCGCCGGTGGAGAAGAGGAAGTTGCCGGAGACGGCGCGCAGCTCCGTGCCGTTGGTGTCGCGCCCATCGTACATGGACAGCGCCTCGTATCGCGCGGCCGGGTTCATGCCGAAGCCGACATGGGAGACGGAATAGGCCTCCCGGTCGCCCCAGGCGGCGAAGGACTGGCGCATCATCTCGGCATCCGGGCCGCTTCCCTCGATGGCCGTGACGTAGTCCTTCTCGATCGTCAGGCGGATGGGGGCGGCGAGGTAGCGCTTGAAGGTCAGGTTGATGTCGCCGGTATCCAGCACCAGCACCCCGTTCACCGTACCGGCGGCGGGGAAGCTGACGACGATGCCGCCGGGCCAGTGGGCCAGGGTGCCCGGCCGGTCCGTCCAGCCCCAGACGCCGACGGTGGAGGCGCCGGCCATGTCGATCTCCAGCACCGTGCCGGCGGCGGAGCGCACGCTCATCTGCTTCGCCCCGCGCATCATCTTCGTCGCGGCCTTCACGCGGGTCATCAGCGCATCGTCCGGGCGCATCCGTTCCAGCGCCTCCGGGTGCTCGTTGGAGATGGAGAGGATGCGGGAGCCGGCCTTCAGGATCGCCGCCGTCTCCCGCGCGTGCATCAGGCCCTGCACGGTCAGGTCCACCACCAAGGGGCTGGCGGAGAGGGCGCCGACCACGGGCGCCAGACCCCCGATCGCCTCGCTGGCGCCGGTGGAGCGGACGGGGACGGGGTAGGGGTTGCGGGCGGTGGGCAGCACCAGGTGAAAGGGGCGGGCGCCCAGGCGCAGCAGGGCGAGCTCGGCCAGGTGAACGTTCAGGGCGCGGGATTGCGTCTCGGAGAGAATGGCCACGGCCTCGCCGGGCTTCACCGCGCATTTCGCCAGGATTTCGGCGAAGGACTCGATCCACTTGTGCTCGATGCGGTCCGCAAACATCCTTGGCCGGCCCCCTGCGTTCCCTCGCATTCCCGCGCAGAATGGCCGGGCCGGTCAAGATATATGAAAAGGGATGGAAGCCCCCGTGGCCTTCACCGAGAACTACCTGCCCTATCTTCTCGCCCGGGCCAGCTATGAGGTGTCCTCTACGTTCCATGCCTCGCTGAAGGGGTGGGACCTTTCCGTGCCGGAGTGGCGGGTGCTGGCCTGCCTTTCCGATATCAATGGCCTGGGCGTGGGGCAGCTGGCCGCGATGGCACTGATGAAGCAGCCCAGCATGACGAAGGTGCTGGACCGGATGGAGGCCGACGGGCTCGTGCGCCGTCGATCCACGCGCGAGGACCGGCGGCGGGTGCTGATCCACCTGACATCCAAGGGGCGCGCGCGCGTGAAGCCGGTGCTGGAAGCGGCGCGGGCCCACCAGGACCAACGGCTGGCCCCGCTGGGCGAGGAGGAGCGGGCGCTGATCCTGCGCGCGCTGCGCCTGCTGATCGGCGAGGATGAGGAAGGGGCGCCGGAAGTCCTGTCCCGCGTCTCGGCACGCGGGGGATGAGTGCGGCGGGGCGCCGGCCATGGCAAAGGGGCGGCACCATCCCCTGACGGAGCCCGCGCTATGTCCGAAGCCGCTTCCCCCCGCCACGCCGTCGTCACCGGCGTTTCCTCCGGCATCGGGGCCGCCATCGCGGCGCGGCTGCTGCGGGAGGGATGGCAGGTGACGGGAATCAGCCGCTCTGCCCCGGGCGCCACCGATCCCCGCTTCACTCATCGTGCCGCCGACCTGTCCGATCCGGCGGGGCTTGAGGCGGCGCTGGACGGGCTGGCGCCGCGCGCCCTGGTCCATGCGGCCGGGCTGCTGCGGACCAACCCGCTCGGCTCCCTCAAGCCGGGGGACGGGCAGGCCATGTGGCGGCTTCATGTGGAGGCGACGGAGCGCCTGGCGGACCGGCTTCTGCCCGCCATGCCCGATGGCGGGCGGATGGTGCTGATCGGCAGCCGCACGGCCACGGGCGCGCCGGGGCGCAGCCAGTACGCCGCCAGCAAGGCCGCCATGCTCGCCCTGGCGCGGTCCTGGGCGGCGGAGCTGGCGCCGCGGGGCATCACCGTGAACGTGGTGGCGCCGGCGGCCACCGAGACGCCGATGCTGCGCGACCCCGCCCGCGCCGGGGTGCCGCCCCGCGTGCCGCCGATCGGGCGCTTCATCCGGCCGGAGGAGGTGGCGGCGCTGGTGGCCTTCCTTCTCTCGGAGGAGGCGGGGGCGATCACGGGGCAGGGGATCACGGTCTGCGGCGGCAGTTCCCTTTAGGGCGCGGCACCCCCGCTTCTGCTTGACGGCAGAGCGGGAGAGGTGCTGAAACTCCGCCCAACACCACAACAAATGTTCGCATTCCGATCAATAAGAGTGTGGGACGGGAGGGAGGCATGGCCGGAGAGGAGGAGGTTTCGCCCGCGGCGAACCCGAAGAACCTCGTCCAATCCGCCGCCAAGGTCTTCGCGGTGCTGCGCGCCTTCGGGGCCGACCTGCCGGAGCTGACCGTCACCGAGGTGGCGGCTCGGGCCGGGCTGGATCGCGGCACCGCCTTCCGCCTGATCCACACGCTCATCGCCCTGAACTATCTGCGCGCCGTGCCGGGCACGCGGCGCTTCCGCCTGACGCTGCGCTGCCTGGAACTCGGCTTCGCCGCCCTTTCCGCCAACGACCTGCCCGGCCATGCCGAGCCGCTTCTGCGGGAATTGGTGCCGAGCGTGGCCGATGCCGGGTCGCTGGGCGTGATCGAAGGGGGCGAGGTGATCTACCTGCAGCGCGTGCAGCACGGGCTGGAGCGCAGCGGGCTGGTGCGCCGCCCCGGCACGCGGGTGGGCGCCTATGCCACCGCGCTGGGTCACGCCGTGCTCGCCTGGCTGCCGCGGCACCGGCAGGTGGAACACCTGGAGGGCGTGGAGCGCGTGATGCTCTCCGAGCGCACCGTGACCGACTTGGACGCCCTGCTCGGCCGGCTGGAGGCCGTGCGGCGCCAGGGCTACGCCGTGTCCGACGGCGAGAACGCCTATGGCCTCCGCACCATCGCCGCCCCCGTGCTGGGGGTGGATGGGATGCCGCTGGCGGGCGTCAGCCTCACCATCGGCGCCGCGCGCCAGCCGATCGATGCTTTCGTTGAAACTGCCCTTCCCCATCTCCGCCGCCTGACCGACGAGCTGACGGAGGGCGTGCGCCTTTCGCTCGGTGCCATCGGCGTGCGGCGGGCCGGATAGTGACTGGAACCCCTGCGATGCCCGAGATCCACAGCCCCATCGAGCTTCTCCGCCCGCCGCGCATCGAGTTCGGCTCCGGCACCCTTTCCGCCCTGGCCCCCTGGGTGGCGGAGCGCGGGCTGAAGCGCGTGCTGGTGGTGGCCGATGCCTTCAATGCCGGGCGCGTGGACCTGCTGGGCCTGCCCGGTGAGGTGCACGTCTTCGGCGAGGTGAAGCCGGAGCCCGACCTGCCGAACCTGGAGAAGGTGCTGGCGATGGCGGAGGCGGTGAAGCCCGACCTCGTCATCGGCTATGGCGGCGGCAGCGCCATGGACTTGGCGAAGCTGGTGGCGGTGCTGCCGGGCAGCGGGCAGACGCTGCACGACGTGGTCGGCCCGGAGAAGGTACGCGGGCGCAGCGTTGCCCTGGTGCAGATCCCCACCACGGCGGGCACGGGCAGCGAAGGCGGCACGCGCTCCCTCGTGACCGACCCGGCCACGCAGAACAAGCTGGCGGTGCAGAGCCGGCACATGCTGGCCGACTTCGCCGTGGTCGATCCCGACCTGACCATGACCGTGCCGCCGGCCGTGACGGCCGCGACCGGCGTGGACGCCATGGCGCACTGCACGGAGGCCTTCACCAGCAGGAAGGCGCACCCGATCATCGATCTTTACGCCCTGGAGGGCATCCGCTTGGTCGGGAAGTATCTCGGCCGCGCGGTGAAGGACGGGTCCGACAAGGAGGCGCGCGCCGGACTGGCACTCGCCTCCATGTATGGCGGCTTCTGCCTGGGCCCCGTGAACACCACGGCGGGCCATGCCGTGGCCTATCCGCTGGGTACGCGCCACCACATCCCGCACGGCCTGGCCTGCGCGCTGATCTTCCCGCACACCCTGGCGCACAACGCCCCCGCCGTGCCGGAGAAGACGGCGCTGGTGCTGGAGGCGCTGGGCCTGCCCGCCTCCACCGACCCGAAGGCGGTGCTGGAAGGCACCCACGCCTTCTGTGAGCGGCTGGGCGTGGAGATGCGCCTGTCCCGCCTCAACGTGCCGCGCGGCGACCTCGGCACCATGGCCACGGAGGCCCACGCCATCCGACGCCTGCTGGACAACAACCCCCGCGACCTGAGCCGGGACGAGATCCTGGCCATGTACGAGGCCGCCTACTGATGTCCGCCGCCGTCAGCCCCCCGCCCGACTTCAGCGCCAACGGAAAGCTCGCGCCGCATCCCGGCGACGCCGCGCGGGTGGAGACCTTCATCCCCCACGCCACCGTGCAGAGCCACGCGGCGAACCTGACCTACCTGCCGAACGGCGACATCGCCTGCGTGTGGTTCGGCGGGACGCAGGAGGGGGTGCCGGATATTTCCGTGCAGTTCTCCCGCCTCGCCAAGGGCAGCGACACCTGGACCCAGCCGGAGCAGCTCTCGGACGACCCGGCGCGCTCCGAGCAGAACCCGCTGCTCTTCCCCGCGCCGGACGGCACGCTGTGGCTGATCTGGACAGCGCAGATCAGCGGCAATCAGGACACGGCCATCGTTCACTGCCGCAAGTCCCGCGACAGCGGCCATTCCTGGGGCCCGATCGAGACGCTGTTCGGCCCGCGCGAGGATGGCGGCACCTTCATGCGCCAGCCGATGGTGGTGCTGGAGAACGGCGACTGGCTGCTTCCGATCTGGGTCTGCCTGACTACCCCTGGGAAGAAGTGGGTGGGGGACAAGGACTACAGCGCGGTGAAGATCTCCTCCGACCAGGGCAGGACCTGGACCGAGGTGGCAGTGCCGGAGAGCGAGGGCTGCGTCCACATGTCCGTGCTGGACATGAAGGACGGAGGCCTTGTCGCCTTCTACCGCAGCCGATGGGCGGACAACGTCTATGTCTCCCGCTCCACCGACCTCGGGCGGACATGGACGGCGCCGGAGCGGACGGAGCTGCCGAACAACAACTCCTCCGTGCAGGCCGTGCGGCTGGCCAATGGCCATATCGGCATGGTGTACAACGAGAGCAGCGCGGCGGACGCGAAGGAGCGCCGCACCTCGCTCTACGACGATATCGAGGGCGATGAGGGCGACGACCGCGCGGAGCCCGTGCCGGTGGAGGGCGTGCGCAGCACCTTCTGGGGCGTGCCCCGCGCGCCGATGACGCTGGCGATCTCCGCCGATGGCGGCCGCACCTGGCCCTACCGCCGGAACCTGGAAACGGGCGACGGCTATTGCATGACGAACAACTCGCGGGACAAGGTGAACCGCGAGTTCTCCTACCCGACCATCATGCAGTCGCCGGATGGGGCGCTGCACATCGCCTACACCTACTACCGACAGGCCATCAAATACGTCCGCGTGGCCGAGAGCTGGACCGGAGCACCCGCATGACCAATGTCCACCCCACCGGCGTCTATTCCGCCGCCCTCACGCCGCTGAAGGAAGACCTCTCCCCGGACCTGCCCGTCTTCGTCGAGCACGCGAAGCGCCTGATTGCCCAGGGCTGTGACGGCATCGCCCTGCTCGGCACGACCGGTGAGGCCAACTCCTTCTCCACCGACGAGCGCAAGGCCATCCTTGAGGCCGCGGTGGGGGGCGGGGTGGAGACGCACCGGCTGCTGCCCGGCACGGGCGTGGTGGCGATCCCGGAGACGGTGGCGCTGACGAAGCACGCCTTGTCGCTGGGCGTGAACACCGTCGTGATGCTGCCGCCCTTCTACTACAAGGCACCGAGCGAGAAGGGCGTGATCGCCGCCTATTCCGAGATCGTGGAGCGGATCGGCGATTCCAGCCTGCGCGTGATCCTCTACCACATCCCGCAGATGTCGGCCGTGCCGATCACCGCCCCGATTATCGAGGCGCTTCTCAAGCGCTACCCCGGCACCTTCACGGGCATCAAGGACAGTGCCGGCGATTTCGCCAACATGCAGATGCTGGTGAAGACCTTCCCCGGCTTCGCCGTGCTGGCCGGCGCGGACCCTCTGCTGCTACCGCTGATGCGGGAGGGCGGCGCGGGCTGCATCACCGCCACCTCCAACCTCGTCGCCGCCGACCTCGCCTTCATCTACCGCAACGCCAACGACCCCTCGAAGACGGCGGAGGTGGATGCGGCGCAGGCGCGGGTGGTGGCGAAGCGCACGCTGGCGTCGAAGTTCGCGCAAATGGCCTCGCTGAAGGTGCTGCTGGCGCAGGAGACGGGGCACCAGGGCTGGACGCGGCTGCGCCCGCCGCTGCTGCCGCTGACGCAGGACGAGGCCTCGCAGCTTCTGGCGGCCTGAACGGAAGGGGCCGGTCCCGCAACAGGGGCCGGCCCTTGCGACACCAAGGGAGAAACAACCATGAACCGCCGCAGCCTTCTTCTGGCCGCCGCCGGCACCCTGGCGGCCCCCGCGATCCAGGCGCAGGAGTCCTGGCCCCGCGCCAAGCCGATCCGCGTGATCATTCCCTGGCCGCCGGGCGCCGCGAACGACACGCTCGGGCGCCTGCTGGCCCAGCGCCTGTCGGAGAAGCTGGGCGCGACGGCGGTGGCGGAGAACCGCACGGGCGGGGCCGGGCTGGTTGGCACCAACGCCGTGCTGCAGGCAGCGCCGGACGGCTACACGATCCTCGCCTCCGCCTTCAACACGGCTGTCATGCCGCTGGTGCTGCGCGGCGCGACCTTCGATCCGCAGAAGGACCTGGAGGTCTGCGCCCGCACGGCCAGCGCCCCCCTCGTCCTCGCCTCCACCGGCACGAAGCGGGAGAAGACCTATGCGGAGGTGATCGCGGCCGCGAAGGCGAAGCCGCGGGACTGGAACTTCGCCATCTCCTCCCTCGGCTCCGCGGGGCACCTCGCCACCATCGAGTTCCTGCGCCGCACGGGGCTGGACCTGGACATGGTGACCTATCGCGGCACGCAACCCGCGCTGACGGACATGATGGGCGGCAGCGTGCAGATGCTGATCGACCCCTGCTTCGCCATCCTGCCCGCACGCGGCGACGGCAAGATCAACGTGCTGGG
This genomic window from Pararoseomonas sp. SCSIO 73927 contains:
- a CDS encoding dihydrodipicolinate synthase family protein, yielding MTNVHPTGVYSAALTPLKEDLSPDLPVFVEHAKRLIAQGCDGIALLGTTGEANSFSTDERKAILEAAVGGGVETHRLLPGTGVVAIPETVALTKHALSLGVNTVVMLPPFYYKAPSEKGVIAAYSEIVERIGDSSLRVILYHIPQMSAVPITAPIIEALLKRYPGTFTGIKDSAGDFANMQMLVKTFPGFAVLAGADPLLLPLMREGGAGCITATSNLVAADLAFIYRNANDPSKTAEVDAAQARVVAKRTLASKFAQMASLKVLLAQETGHQGWTRLRPPLLPLTQDEASQLLAA
- a CDS encoding tripartite tricarboxylate transporter substrate binding protein; translated protein: MNRRSLLLAAAGTLAAPAIQAQESWPRAKPIRVIIPWPPGAANDTLGRLLAQRLSEKLGATAVAENRTGGAGLVGTNAVLQAAPDGYTILASAFNTAVMPLVLRGATFDPQKDLEVCARTASAPLVLASTGTKREKTYAEVIAAAKAKPRDWNFAISSLGSAGHLATIEFLRRTGLDLDMVTYRGTQPALTDMMGGSVQMLIDPCFAILPARGDGKINVLGIATKERSSLASDVPTMGESGLPGYEFQSWYGVWAPKGTSPEICGRINALMQETMREPAVVERLRGQVLEPVTESIAECRAFIAREIERATALLKSVNYQPE